A region of Litorilinea aerophila DNA encodes the following proteins:
- a CDS encoding ATP-binding protein — protein MFRGMAYFFDEGFDLANLAELHTQLTGRLGLFTAAVGGVLAWLVLPMNPFPLALEGLLAGLAGLGAGVYWLNRRHVQWARYLLIAGLTGLLLGAMWLNGLPWLPFLLLPLVVVGAFLMPWGVVIPAVLVLGLAWFLEQQGLRAYGWRGLALTTAVTLGLSWLAVYTLYTVLAWAWQLQERANRLLEDVRIHRGELSRTLHAVELSNRLLRRAQQELVVARQQAEEARRMKEQFAANVSHELRTPLNLILGFSEIMHLSPEIYGPMEWPMALRRDVYQIYRSARHLLEMIDDVLDLSRFELAGFVLDKEVTDLGGLVRETVEMAQDLFRGRPVRLETLVPPNLPPLLLDRIRIRQTLLNLLNNAARFTEQGSVRVEVRRVRGEVQIRVQDTGPGIPPEELPHLFDEFYQVDRSLHRTHGGTGLGLAICKHFVEAHDGRIWVESELGKGSTFTFTLPIPEEAVSLSRLYLSRPLPAQPASGLPTLLVLDPDPGVAILLDRHLTDYEVIHVARPEALEASLALHRPQAVIWNVLPGEEREDRSLFALPVPLIQCSLPSQAWVAADLQVTACLNKPITARRLLDAIHQVGAVHDILVVDDDRNFCQLVERMLEAGGGGWTVRSCYGGEQGLQALRERVPDLLLLDLIMPGCDGFQVLQAMRQEHRWADLPVIVLTATSFAEDVLNRRGSRLLLHHPDGARPAEVLSCLQALLHAMEPRDPERIPWPSPTVS, from the coding sequence ATGTTCCGTGGCATGGCCTACTTTTTCGACGAAGGCTTCGACCTGGCCAACCTGGCCGAACTCCACACCCAGTTGACCGGGCGTCTGGGGCTGTTTACGGCAGCCGTGGGGGGAGTCCTGGCCTGGCTGGTGCTGCCCATGAATCCGTTTCCCCTGGCGTTGGAGGGCCTGCTGGCAGGGTTGGCGGGGCTGGGCGCAGGCGTTTACTGGCTGAACCGGCGCCATGTCCAATGGGCCCGGTATCTGCTGATAGCTGGCCTGACCGGCCTGCTCCTGGGGGCGATGTGGCTGAACGGCCTCCCCTGGCTGCCGTTTCTGCTGTTGCCCCTCGTGGTGGTGGGCGCTTTTTTGATGCCCTGGGGTGTAGTGATTCCGGCTGTCCTGGTGCTGGGGCTGGCGTGGTTTTTGGAACAGCAGGGCCTGCGTGCCTATGGCTGGCGAGGCCTGGCCCTGACCACCGCGGTCACCCTGGGGCTCTCCTGGCTGGCGGTGTACACTCTTTACACCGTGCTGGCCTGGGCCTGGCAGCTCCAGGAGCGGGCCAACCGCCTGCTGGAGGATGTGCGCATCCACCGGGGAGAACTGAGCCGTACCCTCCACGCGGTGGAGTTGAGCAATCGACTGTTGCGTCGGGCCCAACAGGAGTTGGTGGTGGCCCGCCAACAGGCAGAAGAGGCCCGGCGGATGAAGGAGCAGTTCGCCGCCAACGTGAGCCACGAGCTGCGCACCCCCCTCAACCTCATCCTGGGCTTCAGCGAGATCATGCACCTTTCGCCCGAGATCTACGGCCCCATGGAGTGGCCCATGGCCCTGCGCCGGGACGTGTACCAGATCTACCGGAGCGCCCGTCACCTCCTGGAGATGATTGACGACGTATTGGACCTTTCCCGCTTCGAGCTTGCCGGCTTCGTCCTGGACAAAGAGGTAACGGATCTGGGCGGGCTCGTCCGGGAGACGGTGGAGATGGCCCAGGATCTGTTCCGGGGGCGGCCGGTGCGCCTGGAGACCCTCGTTCCGCCGAACCTGCCGCCCCTGCTCCTGGATCGGATCCGCATTCGCCAGACCCTGTTGAACCTCCTCAACAATGCCGCCCGTTTTACCGAACAGGGCTCGGTGCGGGTGGAAGTGCGCCGGGTTCGGGGGGAAGTGCAGATCCGCGTCCAAGATACCGGGCCGGGGATCCCACCAGAGGAGCTCCCCCACCTGTTTGATGAGTTCTACCAGGTGGATCGTTCGCTGCATCGAACCCACGGCGGCACGGGGCTGGGCCTGGCCATCTGCAAGCATTTTGTGGAAGCCCATGACGGCCGCATCTGGGTGGAGAGTGAATTGGGAAAGGGCTCCACCTTCACCTTTACCCTGCCCATCCCCGAAGAAGCTGTTTCCCTCTCCCGGCTCTATCTGAGCCGCCCGCTACCCGCCCAGCCTGCCTCCGGGTTGCCGACCCTGCTGGTACTTGACCCCGATCCGGGCGTGGCCATCCTGCTCGACCGCCACCTGACAGACTATGAAGTGATCCATGTAGCCCGGCCCGAGGCGCTGGAGGCCAGTCTGGCCCTGCACCGGCCCCAGGCGGTGATCTGGAACGTCCTCCCAGGCGAGGAGAGGGAGGATCGTTCCCTGTTCGCGCTGCCGGTGCCCCTGATCCAGTGTTCGTTGCCCAGCCAGGCCTGGGTGGCGGCAGATTTACAGGTAACGGCCTGCCTCAACAAGCCCATCACCGCACGACGGCTTCTGGATGCCATCCACCAGGTCGGCGCTGTGCATGACATCCTGGTCGTGGACGACGACCGCAATTTCTGCCAACTGGTGGAACGCATGCTAGAGGCCGGGGGCGGAGGCTGGACGGTGCGCAGTTGTTACGGCGGCGAACAGGGGTTACAGGCACTCCGGGAGCGGGTCCCAGACCTCCTGCTGCTCGACCTGATCATGCCGGGTTGCGACGGTTTCCAGGTGCTCCAGGCCATGCGCCAGGAGCACCGCTGGGCTGATCTGCCGGTGATCGTCCTGACCGCCACCAGCTTTGCCGAAGATGTGCTGAATCGCCGCGGCAGCCGGCTGCTGCTTCACCATCCCGACGGGGCCAGGCCGGCGGAGGTGCTGAGCTGCCTGCAGGCCCTGCTCCATGCGATGGAACCCCGGGATCCCGAGCGGATTCCCTGGCCTTCCCCCACCGTCTCGTAA
- the serS gene encoding serine--tRNA ligase, whose protein sequence is MLDIRWMRENREALAEAMRKLNATDAPWEEALALDERRRELLTQVEALRAERNAGSKEVGRLFREKKIEEANALKERMAQIGAEIERLDAELRQVEADFEQAMLRIPNPPEPDVPVAPDESGNVVVKEHGTKPTFDFTPLPHWELGERLDILDIERGVKLAGSRFYVLKGAGAQLQRALINWFLDVHVNEHGYQEVYPPFMVREYCMVGTGNLPKFGDVLYRDAEEDYWLIPTAEVPVTNLHRDEILEPGQLPLYYVAHTPCFRREKVSAGKDVRGIKRVHQFEKVEMVKFVEPATGREELESLTRNAETLLERLGLPYRRVLIATGDLSFVACIKYDLEVWSAGCQEWLEVSSCSWFRDFQARRANIRYRPAEGARPEFVHTLNGSGLALPRVIIAILENYQQPDGTVIVPEVLRPYMGGRERIG, encoded by the coding sequence ATGCTGGACATCCGCTGGATGCGAGAAAACCGGGAGGCGCTGGCCGAGGCCATGCGCAAACTCAACGCGACCGACGCCCCCTGGGAGGAAGCCCTGGCTCTGGACGAACGCCGCCGGGAATTGCTGACCCAGGTAGAAGCCTTGCGGGCCGAGCGCAATGCCGGCTCCAAGGAGGTCGGGCGGCTGTTCCGAGAAAAGAAAATCGAGGAGGCCAACGCCCTCAAGGAGCGCATGGCCCAGATCGGCGCGGAAATCGAACGCCTGGATGCGGAGCTGCGCCAGGTGGAGGCCGATTTCGAGCAAGCCATGCTCCGCATTCCCAATCCCCCCGAGCCGGACGTCCCCGTCGCGCCTGACGAATCGGGGAATGTGGTGGTCAAGGAACACGGCACCAAGCCCACTTTCGACTTCACCCCGCTGCCCCACTGGGAGCTGGGCGAGCGGCTGGACATCCTGGATATCGAGCGGGGCGTGAAGCTGGCCGGCAGCCGCTTCTACGTCCTGAAGGGAGCCGGCGCCCAGCTCCAACGGGCGTTGATTAACTGGTTCCTGGATGTGCATGTCAACGAGCACGGCTACCAGGAAGTCTACCCCCCCTTCATGGTGCGGGAGTACTGCATGGTGGGGACCGGCAACCTGCCCAAGTTCGGCGACGTGCTCTACCGGGATGCGGAGGAGGATTACTGGCTGATCCCCACCGCGGAGGTGCCGGTGACCAACCTGCACCGGGATGAAATCCTGGAGCCCGGCCAGCTTCCCCTCTACTACGTGGCCCACACGCCCTGCTTCCGCCGGGAAAAGGTCTCGGCCGGGAAAGACGTGCGGGGCATCAAGCGGGTCCACCAGTTTGAAAAGGTGGAGATGGTGAAGTTCGTGGAGCCGGCCACCGGCCGGGAGGAGCTGGAATCCCTGACCCGCAACGCCGAAACCCTGCTGGAACGCCTGGGGCTGCCCTACCGCCGGGTCCTGATCGCCACCGGGGATCTCTCCTTCGTGGCCTGCATTAAATACGACCTGGAGGTATGGTCGGCAGGCTGCCAGGAATGGCTGGAGGTGAGCTCCTGCTCCTGGTTCCGGGACTTCCAGGCTCGCCGCGCCAACATTCGCTACCGACCAGCCGAGGGCGCCCGCCCCGAGTTTGTCCACACCCTGAACGGCTCCGGCCTGGCCCTGCCCCGGGTCATCATCGCTATCCTGGAGAACTACCAACAGCCCGACGGCACCGTTATTGTGCCGGAAGTGTTGCGGCCGTACATGGGCGGGCGGGAACGCATCGGCTGA
- a CDS encoding CDP-alcohol phosphatidyltransferase family protein: MRDAVLRAQKDKWMAPLAQYYFRQVHPNVLSGIALTVGLVAAWLAMEERYALGLLMWFLNRILDGLDGLVARTHAKQSDFGGYLDLLLDFIVYLAVPLGFVAANPSLPVLWSALALLASYVLNLLSWTTLSALLEKRERRKSPRLTSVEMPAGLIEGAETILFYSFFFLMPQAITYLFGLMALLVLVTAGQRIVWAYRHL, encoded by the coding sequence ATGCGCGATGCGGTCCTACGGGCCCAAAAGGATAAATGGATGGCGCCCCTGGCGCAATACTACTTCCGCCAGGTCCATCCCAATGTCCTTTCGGGAATTGCCCTGACTGTCGGTCTGGTGGCTGCCTGGCTGGCCATGGAAGAACGCTACGCCCTGGGTCTGCTCATGTGGTTCCTGAACCGCATCCTGGATGGGCTGGACGGCCTGGTGGCCCGCACCCATGCCAAACAGAGCGATTTCGGCGGCTACCTGGACCTCTTGCTGGACTTCATCGTGTACCTGGCCGTTCCCCTGGGCTTTGTGGCTGCCAACCCCAGCCTGCCGGTGCTGTGGAGCGCGCTGGCCTTGCTGGCTTCTTACGTCCTGAACCTCCTCTCCTGGACCACCCTCTCGGCTCTATTGGAAAAACGCGAGCGCCGCAAGAGCCCACGCCTGACCAGCGTGGAAATGCCTGCCGGCCTGATTGAAGGCGCGGAGACGATCCTGTTCTACAGCTTCTTCTTCCTCATGCCCCAGGCCATCACCTACCTGTTCGGGCTAATGGCCCTGCTGGTACTGGTGACGGCGGGGCAACGGATAGTGTGGGCCTATCGACACCTGTGA
- a CDS encoding TVP38/TMEM64 family protein — translation MHAVPDTNPEGTDTTVEPTPPRLALIRWQKGIALAAWAILVGGYYWYTTANQLDPLTAAGRLVEFTRESTYGPLIYIGLYALRPLIFFSAAVLTVVGGFLFGPVWGVIYTVIAGNLSAMVAYWVGRYFGSGLLPAQETQGIIQRYARRLRQNSFETVLVMRFLFLPYDLVNYLAGFLHIDWKAFLLATVLGNIPGTISVVLLGASIEGDFSQGLPGLNPWTLLASAVLFGVSLALSRYFKRRETSSRE, via the coding sequence ATGCACGCGGTACCTGACACCAATCCAGAGGGAACCGACACCACCGTGGAGCCCACGCCTCCAAGGCTGGCCCTGATACGCTGGCAAAAAGGGATCGCCCTGGCCGCCTGGGCGATCCTGGTGGGCGGCTACTATTGGTACACGACCGCCAACCAGCTGGATCCCCTCACCGCGGCCGGGCGTCTGGTCGAGTTCACCCGGGAAAGCACCTATGGGCCCCTGATCTACATTGGCCTGTATGCCCTGCGCCCGCTCATCTTCTTTTCTGCTGCGGTGCTCACCGTGGTCGGCGGCTTCCTGTTCGGCCCGGTCTGGGGCGTGATCTACACCGTCATTGCCGGCAACCTCTCGGCCATGGTGGCCTACTGGGTGGGCCGTTACTTCGGCAGCGGCCTCCTGCCGGCCCAGGAGACCCAGGGGATCATCCAGCGCTATGCCCGACGCCTGCGCCAGAACAGCTTCGAAACGGTCCTGGTCATGCGCTTCCTCTTCCTGCCCTACGACCTGGTCAACTACCTGGCGGGCTTCCTGCACATCGACTGGAAAGCATTCCTGCTGGCCACTGTGTTGGGCAACATCCCCGGCACGATTTCGGTGGTGCTGTTGGGCGCATCCATCGAAGGGGACTTCAGCCAGGGCCTGCCCGGTTTGAATCCCTGGACCCTGCTGGCCTCCGCTGTACTCTTTGGGGTAAGTCTGGCCCTGTCCCGCTACTTCAAACGGCGGGAAACATCCAGTCGTGAATAG
- a CDS encoding mercuric reductase — MVPPVEREKRQADSAPSVEVHPMDEHNRRLVANVHPPAWQNPVPQGRYNLVIIGGGSAGLVAAAGAAGLGARVALVERHLLGGDCLNVGCVPSKVLIRSARAVGDIARAGALGIQVPPVSVDFAAVMERVRQVRAAISDHDSVWRFQRLGVDVYLGEGRFSGPDTVTVDGQTLRFQKALIATGSRPMVLPIPGLAEVGYLTNETLFELTSLPRRLAVIGAGPIGAELAQAFRRFGSQVILFDILPQVLGREDPDAAAIIQNVFVAEGIQLALGAQIQQVRPDSQGKIIDYELDGRQASVTVDEILVAVGRTPNLEGLNLEAAGIEYHKKGVQVSDTLQTTNPNVYAAGDIALPYQFTHTADAAARLVLQNALFPGPKQKVSALVVPWCTYTDPEVAHVGLYEKQAQEQGIPVETYVQPLGETDRGRADGETEGFVKVHVRKGSDRILGATIVARHAGEMINEITLAMVTGAGLKTLTRVIHPYPTQAEAIRKVADAYNRTRLTPVLQRILRAWFAWRR; from the coding sequence ATGGTGCCCCCGGTAGAACGGGAAAAGCGCCAGGCGGACTCCGCCCCATCGGTCGAGGTTCATCCCATGGACGAACACAACCGCCGGCTGGTGGCCAACGTCCATCCGCCGGCGTGGCAAAACCCCGTGCCCCAGGGTCGCTACAACCTGGTGATCATTGGGGGCGGCTCCGCGGGGCTGGTGGCCGCGGCCGGGGCAGCCGGCCTGGGCGCCCGGGTGGCCCTGGTGGAACGGCATCTGCTGGGCGGCGACTGCCTGAACGTGGGCTGTGTGCCATCCAAGGTGCTGATCCGCTCGGCCCGGGCAGTGGGTGACATCGCCCGGGCAGGGGCCCTGGGCATCCAGGTGCCGCCCGTGTCGGTGGACTTCGCCGCGGTGATGGAACGGGTGCGGCAGGTGCGGGCAGCGATCAGCGATCACGACTCGGTGTGGCGTTTCCAGCGCCTGGGGGTGGATGTCTACCTGGGCGAGGGCCGCTTCAGCGGCCCGGATACGGTGACGGTGGATGGCCAGACCCTGCGCTTCCAAAAGGCCCTCATTGCCACCGGCTCCCGGCCCATGGTCCTCCCCATCCCCGGCCTGGCGGAGGTGGGCTATCTGACCAACGAGACCCTCTTCGAGCTGACCAGCCTGCCTCGACGGCTGGCCGTCATCGGCGCGGGCCCCATCGGCGCGGAGCTGGCCCAGGCCTTCCGCCGTTTTGGCAGCCAGGTGATCCTCTTCGACATCCTGCCCCAGGTGCTCGGCCGGGAAGATCCAGACGCCGCGGCCATCATCCAGAATGTCTTCGTGGCCGAGGGGATCCAACTGGCCCTGGGCGCCCAGATCCAGCAGGTGCGCCCCGACAGCCAGGGTAAAATCATCGACTACGAGCTGGACGGACGACAGGCCTCGGTGACGGTGGATGAGATCCTGGTGGCAGTCGGCCGCACCCCCAACCTCGAGGGCCTGAACCTGGAAGCCGCCGGCATCGAATACCACAAGAAAGGGGTCCAGGTCTCGGACACCCTCCAGACTACCAACCCCAACGTCTACGCCGCGGGGGACATCGCCCTCCCCTACCAGTTCACCCACACGGCGGACGCCGCCGCCCGCCTGGTCCTCCAGAACGCCCTCTTCCCCGGCCCCAAACAAAAGGTGAGCGCCCTGGTGGTTCCCTGGTGCACCTACACCGACCCAGAGGTGGCCCACGTCGGTCTATACGAAAAACAGGCCCAGGAGCAGGGCATCCCCGTGGAAACCTACGTCCAGCCCCTGGGTGAGACGGACCGGGGCCGGGCAGATGGCGAAACGGAAGGTTTTGTCAAGGTGCATGTGCGCAAAGGCAGCGACCGGATCCTGGGCGCCACCATCGTGGCCCGCCATGCCGGGGAGATGATCAACGAGATCACCCTGGCCATGGTCACTGGCGCCGGCCTCAAGACCCTGACCCGGGTGATCCACCCCTACCCCACCCAGGCCGAGGCCATCCGCAAGGTGGCGGACGCCTACAACCGGACCCGCCTGACGCCGGTGCTCCAGCGGATCCTGCGGGCGTGGTTTGCCTGGCGGCGATGA